The following coding sequences lie in one Prevotella nigrescens genomic window:
- the ccsA gene encoding cytochrome c biogenesis protein CcsA: protein MQIKKTLQKIYVLIIVVMAVATVIGKYTGLDYVSNNIFGAWWFSLLWAVGTALGIVYFVKQKVRRPIIVLLHLSFVVILAGALLTHLTAKRGTIHLRQGRATTTYTNLEGGNGELPFTLLLNKFSVSYHAGNMAAMDYASNVTVSKDESKSQHNISMNNIYTGYGVRLCQSSYDDDMKGSYLSVNSDPYGIPVTYTGYALLFFSLVAMLTEPKGNFRHLLRTNAVKGTVSLLLLLVGTAAKAQTALPKAAADEFGKVLIVYNGRICPVETYAIDFTKKLYGKASYKKFTPCQVLTGFLFWRQEWMREPILRIKGSELRTKLRLNEYIAPISLFAQQGYILGPYLQDAQGEQDEIAKQILDTDDKMMLLMNLIQGETLKIFPYTAPNGSVDWFAPTDKLPRSMPAAQQQYIRSILSLAGQLAVQDKVGMLNDLIFKLRKYQYRYGGSTVPSRTEIGAERIYNSFQFATVLFIVNLTLGLLSIFFLARPRRYALFTWLMGLSWCVLTFTLALRWIINGTIPLANGYETMLLLSWLIMIVSIATTRKLQIMTTFGLLASGFMLLVSHLGEMDPGITPRMPVLNSPLLSIHVSIIMVSYALLSLTFVCAVAYFCTRRSTKANIVQINSQLTTLSQIFLYPAITTLGLGIFIGAIWANISWGNYWGWDPKETWALITFMIYAIPLHSYSLPQFRKPDKYHLFMFLAFLSILMTYFGVNYILGGMHSYA, encoded by the coding sequence ATGCAAATAAAGAAAACACTCCAAAAAATCTACGTACTCATTATTGTTGTGATGGCGGTTGCAACCGTTATTGGGAAATACACGGGCTTGGATTACGTATCGAATAACATCTTCGGAGCATGGTGGTTCAGCCTTTTGTGGGCTGTAGGCACGGCGTTAGGCATTGTCTACTTCGTAAAACAAAAGGTCCGCCGCCCCATTATTGTGCTCTTGCACCTGTCGTTTGTCGTTATTTTAGCAGGTGCCTTGCTTACCCATTTAACGGCAAAACGAGGAACAATACACCTTCGACAAGGCAGGGCAACAACCACTTACACAAACCTGGAAGGCGGAAACGGGGAGCTTCCTTTCACGCTTTTGCTCAACAAATTCAGTGTTTCTTACCATGCAGGCAATATGGCTGCCATGGACTACGCATCGAATGTAACCGTCAGCAAGGACGAAAGCAAGTCTCAACACAATATATCCATGAACAACATATACACCGGCTATGGGGTTCGTCTCTGCCAAAGCAGTTACGATGATGACATGAAAGGCTCCTACCTTTCCGTCAATTCCGACCCTTACGGCATACCCGTTACCTATACGGGCTATGCCCTTCTGTTCTTCTCTTTGGTGGCAATGCTCACCGAACCCAAGGGAAACTTCCGCCATTTGCTCCGCACCAATGCCGTAAAAGGCACCGTCTCGCTGTTGCTTTTATTGGTTGGCACTGCTGCAAAGGCACAGACGGCACTGCCAAAAGCCGCAGCCGACGAGTTCGGAAAGGTGCTTATAGTGTACAACGGGCGCATTTGTCCGGTGGAGACCTACGCCATCGACTTCACCAAAAAGCTCTATGGCAAAGCAAGTTATAAGAAATTCACTCCCTGTCAGGTGCTTACTGGCTTTCTGTTCTGGCGTCAGGAATGGATGCGCGAACCCATTTTGCGAATCAAAGGGAGCGAACTGCGAACCAAATTGCGCCTGAACGAATACATTGCACCCATCAGTTTGTTTGCACAGCAAGGCTATATTCTTGGTCCATACTTGCAAGATGCGCAGGGCGAACAAGACGAAATAGCGAAGCAGATACTCGATACCGACGACAAAATGATGCTTCTGATGAACCTGATACAGGGCGAAACGCTAAAGATATTCCCCTACACAGCCCCCAACGGCAGTGTAGATTGGTTCGCACCTACCGACAAGCTGCCTCGTTCCATGCCTGCGGCTCAACAGCAATACATACGCTCCATTCTCTCTTTAGCGGGGCAACTGGCTGTGCAAGACAAGGTTGGCATGCTCAACGACCTTATTTTTAAGTTGCGAAAATACCAATATCGCTATGGCGGATCTACCGTCCCGAGCCGTACAGAAATAGGTGCCGAACGCATATACAATAGTTTTCAGTTTGCAACGGTGCTTTTCATCGTCAATCTTACGCTCGGCTTGCTCTCCATATTCTTTCTTGCCCGTCCTCGTAGATATGCCCTTTTCACGTGGCTCATGGGGCTGTCGTGGTGCGTTCTCACCTTTACGCTGGCGTTGCGGTGGATAATAAACGGAACCATACCCCTTGCCAACGGCTACGAAACAATGCTTCTGCTGTCGTGGCTTATTATGATTGTGTCGATTGCAACCACACGTAAGCTACAGATTATGACCACTTTCGGACTGCTTGCCAGTGGCTTTATGCTCCTTGTGAGCCATCTTGGCGAAATGGATCCCGGCATAACGCCCCGCATGCCCGTGCTCAACAGTCCGCTGCTGAGCATACACGTCAGCATCATCATGGTGTCTTATGCACTGCTTTCGCTCACTTTTGTCTGTGCAGTGGCGTATTTCTGCACCCGACGAAGCACCAAGGCGAACATCGTTCAGATAAATTCGCAGCTCACAACCCTATCTCAAATCTTCTTATATCCTGCCATCACCACGCTCGGACTGGGCATTTTCATCGGTGCCATCTGGGCAAACATCAGCTGGGGCAACTACTGGGGGTGGGACCCAAAGGAGACATGGGCGCTCATTACCTTCATGATTTATGCCATACCGTTACATTCTTACAGTCTGCCACAGTTCCGAAAGCCAGACAAATACCACCTTTTCATGTTCCTGGCATTCCTTAGCATACTGATGACATACTTTGGCGTGAACTACATTCTGGGCGGTATGCACTCCTATGCATAG
- a CDS encoding imelysin family protein: MKKVTKLAMLLLAGTLSTGFVSCSSSDDVTPSPLVTEEQQTELNQAEKTSSANARKTEMGKVIANYLETVVRPTYADLAGKADILYQACQNLYQKRKAGKLTQGDIDVACDAFKNARRDWEQSEAFLYGAATDNEIDPHIDSWPLDHSQLSQALNDAAVIAGINGENPTKYVYDNNGKFDSVLGFHGLEFVLFRNGQNRTIAAFNAEKETETGLTSVKTIDEAAFAAAVSGDLRNMTYLLEYGWLGISTPLSHQKQLADAMWVINGTRHQGLSPKKLPYRDYLRYTTTEQGWFPTWHEALQNVFVGGCSNICEEVATQKLGQAYRVATGTGTSEDAANYIESPYSKRSFQDYQDNIYSIKNSLYGVRGTEIISTPVDNSIMSFLKKYNYPKYNDLDNALNEAIGALEAAKKSGVAFIDNPGAAQVKNCIDKVSALNDALSEAATWINQQADK; this comes from the coding sequence ATGAAAAAAGTAACAAAATTAGCAATGCTTTTGCTGGCAGGAACACTCTCAACGGGTTTCGTTTCATGCAGCAGCAGCGACGATGTAACACCAAGTCCACTTGTAACAGAAGAACAACAGACCGAGTTAAACCAGGCAGAGAAAACCAGTAGCGCAAATGCCCGGAAGACAGAAATGGGTAAAGTAATAGCCAACTATCTCGAAACGGTTGTTAGACCAACCTATGCAGACTTGGCAGGCAAGGCTGATATTCTCTACCAGGCCTGCCAGAACCTTTATCAAAAACGTAAGGCTGGCAAACTTACACAAGGCGATATAGATGTTGCCTGCGACGCTTTCAAAAATGCAAGACGCGACTGGGAGCAGAGCGAAGCATTCCTTTACGGTGCCGCTACCGACAATGAAATAGACCCACACATAGACTCTTGGCCACTCGACCACAGCCAGTTGTCGCAGGCTTTGAACGATGCTGCGGTCATTGCAGGCATCAATGGCGAGAACCCAACGAAGTATGTGTACGACAATAATGGTAAATTCGACTCAGTACTTGGCTTCCACGGATTGGAATTTGTACTCTTCCGCAATGGTCAGAACCGTACAATAGCAGCCTTTAATGCAGAAAAGGAAACCGAGACGGGACTTACATCGGTTAAGACCATAGACGAAGCAGCCTTTGCAGCTGCCGTGTCTGGCGACCTTCGCAATATGACTTATCTATTGGAATACGGCTGGTTAGGAATATCAACACCTCTTTCTCACCAAAAACAATTGGCAGATGCAATGTGGGTTATCAATGGTACACGCCACCAAGGACTATCACCTAAGAAGCTTCCATACCGCGATTACCTGAGATATACAACCACCGAACAAGGCTGGTTCCCAACATGGCACGAAGCATTACAGAACGTTTTCGTAGGCGGTTGTTCTAATATTTGCGAAGAAGTAGCTACCCAAAAACTTGGTCAGGCATACCGTGTCGCAACCGGAACAGGTACATCTGAAGATGCTGCAAACTACATAGAGTCTCCTTACAGCAAGCGTTCGTTCCAAGACTATCAGGATAACATCTACTCTATCAAGAACTCTTTGTATGGTGTTCGTGGCACAGAGATCATTTCAACTCCTGTAGACAACTCTATCATGAGCTTCTTAAAGAAGTACAATTATCCAAAATACAACGACTTAGACAATGCTCTCAACGAGGCAATTGGCGCATTGGAAGCTGCAAAGAAGAGTGGTGTAGCCTTCATCGATAACCCTGGAGCAGCACAAGTTAAGAACTGTATTGACAAGGTAAGTGCACTCAACGACGCACTCAGCGAGGCTGCAACATGGATTAACCAACAGGCTGATAAATAA
- a CDS encoding RNA polymerase sigma factor RpoD/SigA, with product MRQLKISKSITNRSSEALDKYLVEIGREPMITVDEEIELAQEIHKGGKKGERAKEKLIKANLRFVVSVAKQYQHQGLSLTDLIDEGNIGLVKAAEKFDETRGFKFISYAVWWIRQSILQAIAEQSRIVRLPLNQVGAISKINQVTNEFIQKHNRRPSIHELAELTGIDEARIHQSQNADNHHMSIDAPFSDDDDNSMSDMLASGDDSRTDRGVDFESMSDDLKSVLQNTLKDRERKIVIECFGIGCQEKGLEEIGTEMQLTRERVRQIREKAIEKIRLSGNVRVLMKYLG from the coding sequence ATGAGACAACTTAAGATTTCAAAAAGTATTACCAACCGTTCCAGCGAAGCACTCGACAAGTACTTGGTGGAGATCGGACGTGAACCAATGATTACCGTTGATGAGGAAATTGAGCTTGCTCAAGAGATTCATAAAGGCGGCAAAAAAGGCGAACGAGCAAAAGAGAAGCTCATAAAGGCAAACCTGCGCTTTGTGGTTTCCGTTGCTAAACAATACCAGCATCAAGGTCTTTCGCTCACCGACCTTATAGACGAAGGCAACATTGGTCTTGTAAAGGCAGCCGAAAAGTTCGACGAGACACGCGGATTTAAGTTTATCTCATATGCAGTTTGGTGGATCAGACAGAGCATTCTGCAAGCCATTGCAGAGCAAAGTCGCATTGTGCGCCTGCCCTTGAACCAGGTGGGAGCCATATCAAAGATAAACCAGGTAACCAACGAGTTTATTCAAAAACACAACCGCCGGCCGTCAATCCACGAGTTGGCCGAGCTGACCGGCATTGATGAGGCACGCATTCACCAGAGTCAGAACGCCGATAACCACCACATGAGCATCGACGCACCGTTTAGCGACGACGACGATAACTCCATGAGCGACATGTTGGCGTCGGGAGATGATTCGCGAACAGACCGTGGTGTAGACTTCGAATCGATGTCAGACGATCTTAAATCGGTGCTGCAGAACACGTTGAAGGATCGTGAACGCAAAATCGTAATCGAATGTTTCGGTATCGGTTGCCAGGAAAAAGGTCTGGAAGAAATAGGCACGGAGATGCAGCTTACACGCGAACGTGTACGCCAGATTCGGGAAAAGGCAATCGAAAAAATACGATTGAGCGGCAACGTACGAGTATTGATGAAGTATCTTGGCTAA
- a CDS encoding WG repeat-containing protein: MEQKYSKISFPNRRLGLVLITVALFFAGCVHTDSRLFVVEKNDLYGYVNAKGDTVVDCKYLFSYTDTIVRIGFVGDKDGKIRCIDNKGKMLFYVFNFDNGPDYPTEGCFRIMDRNGLFGFADTLGNVVIKPKYKFACPFEGGKAKVTNTGKMVTEPSCNDGHWYWASDDWFFISHKGKKLPSR, encoded by the coding sequence ATGGAGCAAAAGTACAGCAAAATAAGCTTTCCGAACAGACGCCTCGGTCTTGTCTTAATCACCGTCGCGCTGTTTTTTGCAGGTTGTGTCCACACAGACAGCAGGCTTTTCGTGGTGGAAAAGAACGACTTATATGGCTATGTAAATGCAAAGGGCGATACCGTTGTAGACTGCAAGTACCTATTCAGCTACACGGATACTATCGTCCGGATAGGCTTCGTGGGCGATAAGGACGGAAAAATCAGGTGCATCGACAATAAAGGGAAGATGCTCTTCTACGTGTTCAACTTCGATAACGGACCGGATTATCCTACTGAAGGCTGCTTCAGAATTATGGACAGGAACGGACTTTTCGGCTTTGCCGACACCCTTGGCAACGTGGTTATAAAGCCTAAATACAAGTTTGCATGTCCCTTCGAAGGCGGAAAGGCAAAAGTAACCAATACGGGAAAGATGGTTACGGAACCTTCTTGCAACGATGGTCATTGGTATTGGGCATCGGACGACTGGTTCTTCATCTCGCACAAAGGCAAGAAACTGCCTTCGCGTTAA
- a CDS encoding class I SAM-dependent RNA methyltransferase — MEDFELIAKTFMGLEEVLAQELTQLGANNVQIGRRMVSFTGNKETMYRANFQLHTAIRVLKPIAHFRATSAEDMYEEVKKIDWSKYILKGKTFSVDSVVYSEEFKNSRFVTYKVKDAIVDQFRENTGVRPNISVSNPDIRLNIHVAEDKATLSLDSSGESLHRRGYRQENVEAPLNEVLAAGMILLTGWKGETDFIDPMCGSGTLPIEAALIARNISPGVFRKEYAFEKWADFDKDLFDMIYNDDSQEREFEHHIYGYDIEMKAVNTAKINVAAAGLSKDITIEHKDFKNFTQPAQKSIIVMNPPYGERISTPNLLGTYKMIGERLKHQFVGNEAWILSYREECFREIGLKPSIKIPVYNGSLECEFRRYQMFDGKLNNFRAEGGIVKTEDEKLEMAQKHRFKKNREFKKRLEETEENEEGDIRSFTFHSFEHNVSIGGKRSEYGRRGGRKNFRNDDRFDDDRNSFRGKKKFDAKRFDKGNKGGKFRKKDKYNPNED; from the coding sequence ATGGAAGATTTTGAACTCATTGCCAAGACCTTTATGGGGTTAGAGGAGGTCTTGGCGCAGGAGCTCACCCAGCTGGGTGCCAACAACGTGCAGATAGGACGACGCATGGTGTCGTTCACTGGAAATAAAGAAACAATGTACCGCGCCAACTTCCAGCTGCACACAGCCATAAGAGTACTCAAGCCAATCGCCCATTTCAGGGCTACGAGTGCCGAAGACATGTACGAAGAAGTGAAGAAAATAGATTGGAGCAAGTACATCTTGAAAGGCAAGACATTCTCGGTTGACTCGGTGGTGTACTCCGAAGAGTTCAAGAACTCGCGCTTTGTAACCTATAAAGTAAAAGATGCTATCGTGGATCAGTTCCGCGAAAACACAGGCGTCAGACCGAATATATCGGTCAGTAACCCGGATATCAGGCTGAATATACACGTTGCTGAAGACAAGGCAACCCTGTCGCTCGACTCCAGTGGAGAGTCTTTGCACCGTCGGGGATATCGCCAGGAAAATGTGGAAGCACCCCTGAACGAAGTACTTGCGGCAGGTATGATTTTGTTGACAGGCTGGAAAGGTGAGACCGATTTCATCGATCCAATGTGCGGTTCAGGCACCTTGCCCATCGAGGCAGCCCTCATAGCACGCAACATATCGCCGGGCGTGTTCCGCAAAGAATACGCCTTCGAGAAGTGGGCAGACTTCGATAAGGACCTCTTCGACATGATATACAACGACGATTCGCAGGAGCGCGAGTTCGAGCACCATATCTATGGCTACGACATAGAGATGAAAGCAGTGAACACTGCAAAGATAAACGTAGCGGCAGCAGGGCTCTCTAAAGATATAACAATAGAGCACAAAGACTTTAAAAACTTTACCCAGCCAGCCCAAAAGAGCATCATTGTGATGAATCCGCCATACGGAGAACGCATCTCGACCCCCAATCTTTTAGGCACATACAAGATGATTGGCGAACGCTTAAAGCACCAGTTCGTTGGCAACGAAGCTTGGATTCTGTCGTATCGGGAGGAATGTTTCCGTGAAATAGGGCTGAAACCGAGCATCAAAATACCAGTATATAATGGGTCGTTAGAATGCGAATTCCGTCGCTATCAGATGTTTGATGGTAAGCTGAACAACTTCCGTGCAGAGGGCGGAATCGTAAAGACGGAGGACGAAAAGCTCGAAATGGCACAGAAGCATCGCTTCAAAAAGAACCGCGAATTTAAGAAACGCCTCGAAGAAACCGAGGAAAACGAAGAGGGAGATATACGTTCTTTCACTTTCCACAGCTTCGAACACAACGTCTCTATAGGCGGAAAGAGGTCTGAATATGGTAGGCGTGGCGGACGCAAAAACTTCCGGAACGATGACCGGTTCGACGATGACAGAAACTCGTTCCGTGGCAAAAAGAAGTTCGATGCCAAGCGATTCGACAAAGGAAACAAAGGCGGCAAGTTCCGTAAAAAAGACAAATATAA
- a CDS encoding ankyrin repeat domain-containing protein, with protein sequence MERFRSLILCIILVAFATANYAQPIRKKRPTVRKTVMHKNYYALAIKAIKVNNLAELDANIKHIGNIDSLIAADNYHAYTLLGYALLYKNKTATQKLIERKADIGCVCSDDVFTYDALYMAINNADMNLVRQLLALGTNPNQPYNEDGLCPLMMCCNLNNVPMASLLLENGAKADGVGNLGGDNVSFPLMVAVEKKNINMVQLLLKHGAKRNVKNNTGQTPISIARSQKSAKIVRLLEKR encoded by the coding sequence ATGGAAAGATTCAGAAGCCTAATTTTGTGCATCATACTGGTAGCCTTCGCTACGGCAAACTATGCACAACCCATTAGAAAAAAACGGCCAACAGTGCGCAAAACTGTAATGCACAAAAATTATTATGCACTGGCAATAAAGGCAATAAAGGTAAACAATCTTGCCGAACTAGATGCTAACATTAAGCATATTGGCAACATCGACTCGCTGATAGCTGCAGACAATTATCACGCTTATACACTTTTGGGGTATGCATTACTGTATAAAAACAAGACTGCTACACAGAAACTTATTGAAAGAAAGGCTGATATTGGCTGTGTTTGCTCTGACGATGTGTTTACGTATGATGCACTTTATATGGCTATAAACAACGCCGATATGAATCTTGTAAGGCAGTTGTTGGCATTAGGAACCAACCCTAACCAGCCTTATAACGAAGATGGGCTATGCCCATTGATGATGTGTTGCAACTTGAACAACGTTCCAATGGCATCTCTTTTATTAGAAAACGGTGCAAAAGCTGATGGCGTAGGCAATCTCGGAGGCGATAATGTAAGTTTTCCTTTAATGGTTGCGGTAGAAAAGAAGAATATAAATATGGTACAATTGCTGCTGAAACACGGGGCAAAACGAAATGTAAAGAACAATACAGGGCAAACTCCTATCTCGATTGCACGTAGCCAAAAGTCGGCAAAAATTGTAAGACTATTGGAGAAAAGGTAA
- a CDS encoding class I SAM-dependent methyltransferase gives MKKPGTATSAENYTNESKIIKCYKRYAPLYDLLFGSVFQQGRRAIVKEMKAIDTKDVLEVGVGTGLMLPMYPQDVAVTGIDISKEMLDKAQEKVDRDCTATVSLMQVNGEQLPFPDNHFTCVTLPYTYSVTPDPFKLINEVRRVCKKDGFIIIANHFSGVRSPWAVFEKIVSPFATKIGFQSKFSYQTYVENLDWNVVKSYSCNLFGLSRIVVVRND, from the coding sequence ATGAAAAAGCCAGGCACTGCCACATCAGCCGAGAACTACACCAACGAGTCGAAAATCATCAAATGTTACAAACGCTACGCACCGCTCTACGACCTGCTTTTCGGTAGCGTATTCCAGCAAGGGCGTCGGGCAATCGTCAAGGAAATGAAGGCAATTGACACCAAAGACGTGCTCGAAGTGGGCGTAGGAACCGGGCTTATGCTGCCGATGTATCCGCAGGACGTAGCAGTTACAGGCATAGATATCTCCAAGGAGATGCTCGACAAAGCCCAAGAGAAAGTGGACAGAGACTGCACTGCCACCGTGTCGCTGATGCAGGTAAATGGCGAGCAGCTGCCGTTTCCCGATAATCACTTTACCTGCGTTACGCTGCCCTACACCTATTCAGTTACCCCTGACCCCTTTAAGCTTATCAACGAGGTGAGGCGCGTCTGCAAAAAGGACGGTTTCATCATCATCGCCAACCACTTTTCGGGCGTCCGCTCCCCGTGGGCTGTGTTTGAAAAGATAGTCAGTCCGTTTGCCACGAAGATAGGATTTCAATCCAAATTCTCTTATCAGACCTATGTGGAGAACCTCGACTGGAACGTAGTGAAGAGTTATTCGTGCAATCTCTTTGGGCTTTCGCGCATCGTCGTGGTCAGGAATGACTGA
- a CDS encoding di-heme oxidoredictase family protein produces MKHNNYLGYLLAATALSSLVACSDDVTPPGPDQPQEPEAQYVGQAVGNFKADEWYPGGKLGTTENVSSSCYEDNTPAVDQQGLADLFNQGDLMASAKYTLSTPPYKGWGPIASRRSCEYCHSGGYAHGHSRSNMEPVKGNGYIVSVYYPDAPGSNNGTPIDQLTTFTMLQAVEPFLPPVDPKQINITWHDVAAMPSGLPMQFPDGEKFSLRYPSVTIPKTAFNTDPKPSGYEVRLIASCNFQGLGLIDAISNEDLAAQYKQEGKFAELNPEFWDNATKTLKADAWAEDAFGNKFLKRFNYDLLDGCLENDVALWDELNVLRSDIKHICSTEAWAKAMSENSNVIDYIQQHGANPSSYVHPYYNDGTREGIKKAVAYLLSPGDNVDLYNNPYFNFKPEMSDDAYHAFMVWHRGIAVPRARNLNDKAVQRGKELFTGELGCAHCHRPSWTTGADNHGSSKILGTKQLPKYAHQTIYPYSDFIQHKLDMKNDIHGSWCRTTPLWGRGLSLLNSGAEDRLHDARARNEIEAIMWHAYSKNSQAYKAAFKFYNLPKADRDAVVKFIRSI; encoded by the coding sequence ATGAAACACAACAATTATCTTGGCTATCTGCTTGCTGCAACGGCTCTAAGCTCGCTTGTTGCGTGCTCGGACGACGTTACGCCGCCCGGTCCCGACCAGCCACAAGAGCCTGAAGCACAATACGTAGGGCAAGCAGTTGGCAACTTTAAAGCGGACGAATGGTATCCGGGAGGCAAGCTCGGGACAACCGAAAACGTTTCTTCCAGCTGCTACGAAGACAATACTCCCGCTGTGGATCAGCAAGGATTGGCTGACCTTTTCAACCAAGGCGACCTCATGGCGAGTGCAAAATACACGCTAAGCACGCCTCCATACAAAGGCTGGGGACCCATTGCTTCGCGCCGTTCGTGCGAATATTGCCACTCCGGAGGCTATGCACACGGGCACAGTCGCAGCAACATGGAGCCTGTAAAGGGCAATGGCTACATCGTTTCAGTGTACTATCCAGACGCACCAGGCAGCAATAACGGTACGCCGATAGACCAATTAACCACCTTTACAATGCTTCAGGCAGTGGAGCCGTTCCTCCCACCGGTCGATCCAAAGCAGATTAACATCACCTGGCACGACGTTGCTGCCATGCCAAGCGGACTGCCCATGCAGTTCCCCGACGGCGAAAAGTTCAGTCTCCGCTATCCTTCTGTAACCATTCCAAAGACTGCTTTCAACACCGATCCTAAGCCAAGTGGCTACGAAGTGCGCCTTATTGCATCGTGCAACTTCCAGGGACTCGGTCTGATAGATGCCATTTCGAACGAAGATTTGGCTGCCCAATACAAGCAAGAGGGAAAATTTGCGGAGCTTAATCCCGAGTTCTGGGACAATGCAACCAAGACTTTGAAAGCTGATGCATGGGCAGAAGATGCTTTCGGAAACAAGTTCTTAAAGCGCTTCAACTACGATTTGCTCGATGGTTGCCTGGAAAACGACGTTGCATTATGGGACGAATTGAACGTGCTCCGCTCTGATATCAAGCACATTTGCTCTACCGAAGCGTGGGCAAAAGCCATGTCGGAGAACAGCAATGTAATCGACTACATACAGCAACATGGTGCCAACCCATCATCGTATGTGCACCCTTACTACAATGATGGTACGCGCGAAGGCATTAAAAAGGCAGTGGCTTACCTGCTCTCTCCGGGCGATAATGTAGACCTTTACAACAATCCTTACTTCAACTTCAAGCCCGAAATGAGCGACGATGCCTACCATGCGTTCATGGTTTGGCACAGAGGTATAGCCGTTCCACGTGCCCGAAACCTCAACGACAAGGCTGTCCAGCGTGGTAAGGAACTGTTTACGGGTGAGTTGGGCTGTGCCCACTGCCACCGTCCTTCGTGGACAACAGGTGCCGACAACCACGGTTCTTCCAAGATATTGGGCACAAAACAGCTGCCTAAATATGCTCATCAGACCATCTATCCATATTCCGACTTCATTCAGCACAAGCTCGATATGAAGAACGATATACACGGTTCGTGGTGCCGGACAACGCCTTTGTGGGGACGAGGACTATCTCTTCTCAATTCAGGAGCCGAAGACCGTCTGCACGATGCACGCGCCCGCAACGAGATAGAAGCCATCATGTGGCATGCATACAGCAAGAACAGCCAGGCATACAAGGCTGCCTTCAAGTTCTATAACTTGCCAAAAGCCGACAGAGATGCCGTGGTCAAGTTCATACGCTCTATCTAA